One part of the Sarcophilus harrisii chromosome 5, mSarHar1.11, whole genome shotgun sequence genome encodes these proteins:
- the SSBP1 gene encoding single-stranded DNA-binding protein, mitochondrial, with amino-acid sequence MFQRPVLQVLRRFARHYSEGSTNLVLERSLNRVQLLGRVGQDPVLRQSEGKNPVTIFSMATNEMWRSGESDTSQQSDVSQRTTWHRISVFRPGLRDLAYQYVKKGARVFVEGKIDYGEYTDKNNVRRQATTIIAENIIFLSDYVKEKE; translated from the exons atGTTTCAAAGACCTGTTTTACAG gtACTTCGTCGATTTGCAAGACATTACTCTGAAGGAAGTACTAATTTAGTTCTTGAACGAT ctcTTAATCGTGTCCAGTTACTTGGAAGAGTAGGTCAGGATCCTGTTTTGAGGCAGTCAGAAGGAAAGAATCCAGTCACAATCTTTTCTATGGCCACAAATGAAATGTGGCGATCAGGGGAAAGTGATACATCCCAACAGA GTGATGTCAGCCAAAGAACTACGTGGCACAGAATATCAGTTTTCAGGCCAGGTCTTAGGGATTTGGCATATCAATATGTGAAAAAAGG ggCTCGAGTTTTTGTGGAAGGGAAAATAGATTATGGTGAATACACGGATAAAAACAATGTGAGACGACAAGCCACAACAATTATAGCTG AAAATATCATATTTCTGAGTGACTACGTAAAAGAAAAGGAGTGA